From the Pseudarthrobacter sp. NIBRBAC000502770 genome, the window TGCGGAGTTCCTGCACGGAGTCTCCGGCAGGAACGATGCGGGAGTTGCCCGCGACGACGACCTCGGCGGTGCCGTTGTCCCGGACAATGGCACGGATGTTGGGAAAGGCCATAACTTGCGTTGGTGTAGTGCCCATGAGCTTCTTCCTTACGTGTGTGGGATGGAGGGTGCGGCGTTTAGGAGGCGGGCGGGGTGAGGCGGTTGACCTTCCACGGGGCGTCCTTGCCGGTGCGGAGCAGCTGCACCGTGTAGGTCCCGGCGTTGGTGGGGACCGCTGCCATGACGCCGAAGCCGTTGGTTTCATCGACGCTGAGGGTGGCGGCACCGGTGACGCGGGATGCGGGGATGTTGGCCGGGTCAACTGCCGAGTAGTCGGCGGTGGCCTGCGGGGTCAGCCAGCGGGCCAGATCGTTAGCCCACTGCTTGTCCTCCACCGTGGGACGGGCGAAATCCGACATGGCGTTCTCTGCGACGTCCATGGCCTCGTCCTTGCTGGCCTGATCCCAGCTGATGCCGATGGTGGCGGGGATCGTGCCGCCCGGTGCCTGGGGTCCGCTGTTGGCGCTCAGGGAGACCGGCGCGGATGAGGTGGGGCTGGCGGCCGCTGATGCCGACGGCGCTGCCGTGGTGTTGCCTGCCGGTGCGCAGGACACGCAGAGCAGCGCCACGGCGAGCAGGGTCAGGGGCTTTTTCACTTTTTCTCCTCTTGGGTGGGCAGGTACAGGAAAGCGGAGGGGACAGTGTTGGTCACTGTCCGGGTGTAGTAGCTGTGGTCCGCCGGGGCCGGGTTGCCGTTGTAGCCCTCTTCGACGTAGGTCCCGTTGTCTCTGACCTCCTTGACCACCGCGACGTGGCCGAAGTTCGGGTCCGCTCCCCCGGCGCCGGGCGCGTACCAGACGACGGCGCCGACCCGGGGTGTGCTGCCGGAGGCCCAGCCCTTGGCGTCCCAGCCGGCCTTCCAGGTCAGGGCCGAGCCGAGGCCCTGTCCGTCCGGGCGGAAGGTGCCGTTGAGGAACTTGAACGGTGCGCCGGTCGAGCCCATCTGCTGGTTCACCCGCCACAGGGCGAAGTCCACGCACTCGCGGTAATACATGCCGAGAGGCGAGGTACTGGACGCGTTTGCGCCGACCTGCAACCACGTCGGGGAGTTCTTCCACGGGTAGTCATTCCCCACGCCGGACTGTCCGGGGACGGCGCAGCCGCTGCCTTGCAGGGAGAACTTTGAGTTCGAGAGAGCCTGGACGAGTTTGACGGCTTCGGGCCAGTACTTCTGGTAGTGGTAGGGATCGGCGTTGCGCTGGACCCTGTTGCCGGCAATGGTCGGTTCCAACAGCTCCCAGCCGGCCACGCCCTGCAGGGCGTTGATGAAGCTCGTTGCGCTCCTGGTGGGGTCCATGCGGTCTGCGTAGGAACCCCACGCGCCGTTGTCGCGCTGCTGGAACAACCCCCGGGAATCCGGACCGGCGCCGTCGCCGGTATCCAGGACCCGCAACCCCGACTCCCCGAGGGCCACCATGACGCTGATCACCTGCCCGTTTACCGACAAGTCCAGTGCTTTGCCTGTGCCCATGATGGCTGCGGCATTCTTGAGCTGTTCCTGGGTGTAGCCCTCAACCTTGGTGTTGCCGTCGATGACGACGGAAACGGCCGGACCGCAGTCAGCCGACGCCGGTGCCGGCCCGAAGAGCAGGACGATCGACAGGATCAAACCCAGGAAGAGCATCGGCACAATAACCGCAGTGCCGATCAGAAGTCCTTTTGTCTTCACTGTAGTTCCCCCTCTCGGCTGTCCTGGCGGCACCTGCAATCAAAAACATCATCTTTAAAGTGATGCTAGCATCACCAAAAATATGTTGGTACTTCTTGAGGGCGCGGCGGTGGGTGAGAATTGACGAATGCCCCGCATCTACAAGCCACTCCCCGGACAGCCGCAAGAGGCTGCAAGGGCTTTGAGTGTGTTCAACGCCAACACCCTGCGGGCGGCCGTTATCAGGGACCTGGCCCAGCATCTTGACGGCGACACGACGGGAAACATCGCCAAACGCATTGGGGTGGACTACCGGCAGGTCTACGCGCATATCAAGACGCTTGAGGCCGAAGGGTTGGTCTCCGCTGCGGGCGAAGTCGGTGTCCGCAGCGGGCAGCGCATTCACTACTCCATAGACCTGGGCAGGTTGCGGGAGTGCGGCCTCGTCTACATGAGCTATTTGTCGGGAGAATAGGCGCCGAATATCGCAGCGCCCGAGAATGAAGCCAGTGCGGAGATTTCTTGGATCAAAGGCGGGAGTATCGGGAGTTGAGCATTCGGGGGCGGCGGCTTGAGTGCACATCTGAGGTGCGCACGCTGCGGGGGTGTAGCCCCTACTACCCCCCAAACCTGTCGTAGGGGCCACACCTTTGATGCCACTCACTGTGCATGGTCAGGCCGTAGTGGATGCCTGGAGCATGTCATGCCCCCGAGTCTACTGAAAAAAATTCAGTAGTGAAAATTTTTCAGTTGGGCGGCCTTTTTTTCTCGGGCCTGGGCGGAAGGTTTCGGAGAGC encodes:
- a CDS encoding CHAP domain-containing protein, with protein sequence MLFLGLILSIVLLFGPAPASADCGPAVSVVIDGNTKVEGYTQEQLKNAAAIMGTGKALDLSVNGQVISVMVALGESGLRVLDTGDGAGPDSRGLFQQRDNGAWGSYADRMDPTRSATSFINALQGVAGWELLEPTIAGNRVQRNADPYHYQKYWPEAVKLVQALSNSKFSLQGSGCAVPGQSGVGNDYPWKNSPTWLQVGANASSTSPLGMYYRECVDFALWRVNQQMGSTGAPFKFLNGTFRPDGQGLGSALTWKAGWDAKGWASGSTPRVGAVVWYAPGAGGADPNFGHVAVVKEVRDNGTYVEEGYNGNPAPADHSYYTRTVTNTVPSAFLYLPTQEEKK
- a CDS encoding helix-turn-helix domain-containing protein, which codes for MPRIYKPLPGQPQEAARALSVFNANTLRAAVIRDLAQHLDGDTTGNIAKRIGVDYRQVYAHIKTLEAEGLVSAAGEVGVRSGQRIHYSIDLGRLRECGLVYMSYLSGE